The Candidatus Delongbacteria bacterium genome contains the following window.
CATAAGATTCCTGAAATGATAGAGTTTCGGGATAAACTGACATTAGAACTTGGAATAAATATGGTCTATGGAGAAAACAGTGAAGCTTTATTAAAAAAAGAGACTTTTCCTGATGGTAATATTTCTCGAATTGATTGTTGTAAAAAATTGAAAACAGAAGCCCTAAAAAATACACTATCCGGAAAAGGTATAAGATATCGAATGAATCATCAGAGTAAAAAATATGAAATTGATAACGATAATGAACCATTCACGGGAATTATTTTAGGAATTCGATCTGATGAAGAGGGTTCAAGATCTAAGGAACGATATTTTTCTCCTAGAGATAAAGAAAATGATTGGCATATAGAAAATCAACCCCCGGAATTTTGGAATCAGTTCAAAACAGATTTCAAACCTGGAACTCATTTGAGAATACACCCGTTACTAGACTGGACTGAATTGGATATCTGGAGATATATTGAAAGAGAATCTATTCCTGTTGTTTCCCTTTACTTTGATAATGGGTTTGGTAAAAGATATAGATCCCTGGGTTGTGCTCCATGTACAAAACCTGTAGATTCCGATGCTAAAAATGTAGGTGATATTATTTTAGAACTGGAGTCTGGAAAATTTTCAAAGATTGCCGAGAGATCTGGTCGTGATCAGGATAAAGAGGACGGCGGAGGCTTGGAAACTTTGAGAAGAGAAGGATATATGTAGTTTTTGTTAAAGCTCTATACTCGCTTCTATTTAGTTTTGATTTTCTATAGATCTTAAACTTAGAGATTAAAGCTATGGGAAAAGATAACAGGGATACTCAAAAAATTTGGGAGAGAAGTTGAAAAATAAAGATA
Protein-coding sequences here:
- a CDS encoding sulfate adenylyltransferase subunit 2, producing the protein MDHLSELENKSIFILREAYSQFKNLVMLWSIGKDSTVLLWLTRKAFFGHIPFPLVHIDTNHKIPEMIEFRDKLTLELGINMVYGENSEALLKKETFPDGNISRIDCCKKLKTEALKNTLSGKGIRYRMNHQSKKYEIDNDNEPFTGIILGIRSDEEGSRSKERYFSPRDKENDWHIENQPPEFWNQFKTDFKPGTHLRIHPLLDWTELDIWRYIERESIPVVSLYFDNGFGKRYRSLGCAPCTKPVDSDAKNVGDIILELESGKFSKIAERSGRDQDKEDGGGLETLRREGYM